A genomic segment from Curtobacterium sp. MCSS17_007 encodes:
- the whiA gene encoding DNA-binding protein WhiA translates to MPLTAEVKDELARVVVNRNTVRAAELATILRFAGGLHVISGRIAVEVELDTRIIVHRVRKDLAELYGVRSEASVGSSASSRRGTRYLVRVLEAGETLARQTGLMDARRRPVRGLPNRLTTGNREDLAAIWRGAFLASGTLTDPGRAAALEVTCPGNEAAMALVGAASRLGIAAKGREVRGVHRVVIRDGEAIGQMLTVMGAARTTAEWEEMRQRREVRATANRLVNFDDANLRRSAQAAVAACARVERALEILGDEVPDHLKYAGSLRLEHRDASLDELGQHAEPPMTKDAIAGRIRRLLAMADKKASDLGIPGTEASVPEELEGA, encoded by the coding sequence GTGCCGTTGACTGCCGAGGTCAAGGACGAACTGGCCCGGGTCGTCGTGAACCGCAACACGGTCCGCGCCGCCGAACTCGCGACCATCCTGCGGTTCGCGGGCGGCCTGCACGTCATCTCGGGCAGGATCGCGGTCGAGGTCGAGCTCGACACCCGGATCATCGTCCACCGTGTGCGCAAGGACCTGGCGGAGCTGTACGGCGTGCGGAGCGAGGCGTCGGTGGGGTCGTCCGCCTCCTCCCGCCGCGGCACCCGCTACCTGGTGCGCGTGCTCGAGGCGGGGGAGACCCTCGCCCGTCAGACCGGGCTCATGGACGCCCGCCGTCGTCCGGTGCGCGGCCTGCCGAACCGCCTGACGACCGGCAACCGGGAGGACCTCGCCGCCATCTGGCGTGGTGCGTTCCTCGCCTCCGGCACGCTCACGGACCCGGGTCGTGCCGCGGCCCTCGAGGTCACCTGCCCGGGCAACGAGGCAGCGATGGCCCTGGTCGGCGCCGCGTCGCGCCTCGGCATCGCCGCGAAGGGCCGTGAGGTCCGTGGCGTCCACCGCGTGGTCATCCGCGACGGCGAGGCCATCGGGCAGATGCTCACCGTCATGGGGGCCGCCCGCACCACCGCTGAGTGGGAGGAGATGCGGCAGCGCCGCGAGGTCCGCGCCACCGCCAACCGCCTGGTGAACTTCGACGACGCCAACCTCCGCCGCTCGGCGCAGGCCGCCGTCGCCGCGTGCGCTCGCGTCGAGCGCGCACTCGAGATCCTCGGCGACGAGGTCCCGGACCACCTCAAGTACGCCGGATCGCTCCGCCTCGAGCACCGCGACGCGTCGCTCGACGAGCTCGGCCAGCACGCCGAGCCGCCCATGACCAAGGACGCCATCGCCGGCCGCATCCGCCGCCTGCTCGCGATGGCCGACAAGA
- the rapZ gene encoding RNase adapter RapZ, translating into MSDTSDDHARDDDRARDDDRAHDTSAGDPHAGDPHTTDDRAHGVTTSASQQHDILIVTGMSGAGRSTVGKALEDLGWYVVDNLPTQMLGPLTELADRAGEKIPKIATVVDVRGGRFFTDPEQAVEQVRASTSARVRVLFLEATDAVLVRRFEQVRRPHPLQGDGTLLDGIGLERSRLSGLREASDVVIDTSDLNIHQLANTVTERFADDHFVGVQVTLMSFGFKYGLPADADMVADVRFIPNPYWVPELRPHTGLDAPVSEYVLAQPGARSFVERYAAVLEPVLAGYQRENKRHATIAIGCTGGKHRSVAVVAELANLLRGMSDVAVRVKNRDLGRE; encoded by the coding sequence GTCCGCGGGCGACCCGCACGCGGGCGACCCGCACACCACAGACGACCGTGCGCACGGCGTGACGACGTCGGCGTCGCAGCAGCACGACATCCTCATCGTCACCGGCATGTCGGGTGCGGGCCGGTCGACCGTCGGCAAGGCCCTCGAGGACCTCGGCTGGTACGTGGTGGACAACCTGCCGACGCAGATGCTCGGCCCGCTCACCGAGCTCGCGGACCGTGCGGGGGAGAAGATCCCGAAGATCGCCACGGTGGTGGACGTCCGCGGCGGTCGGTTCTTCACCGATCCGGAGCAGGCGGTCGAGCAGGTCCGCGCGAGCACCTCGGCTCGGGTGCGGGTGCTGTTCCTCGAGGCCACGGACGCCGTTCTGGTGCGCCGCTTCGAGCAGGTCCGCCGTCCGCACCCGCTCCAGGGCGACGGCACCCTGCTCGACGGCATCGGCCTCGAGCGGTCGCGTCTCTCGGGCCTCCGCGAGGCCTCCGACGTCGTCATCGACACTTCGGACCTCAACATCCACCAGCTCGCGAACACCGTGACCGAGCGTTTCGCGGACGACCACTTCGTCGGTGTGCAGGTCACGCTGATGAGCTTCGGGTTCAAGTACGGACTGCCCGCGGACGCCGACATGGTGGCCGACGTCCGCTTCATCCCGAACCCCTACTGGGTGCCGGAACTCCGGCCGCACACGGGCCTCGACGCCCCCGTCTCCGAGTACGTGCTGGCGCAGCCCGGCGCCCGCTCCTTCGTGGAGCGCTACGCCGCCGTGCTCGAGCCCGTGCTGGCCGGCTACCAGCGCGAGAACAAAAGACACGCTACGATCGCCATCGGCTGTACCGGCGGCAAGCACCGCTCGGTCGCCGTCGTCGCCGAGTTGGCGAACCTCCTCCGCGGGATGTCCGACGTCGCCGTGCGTGTGAAGAACCGAGATCTCGGCCGGGAGTGA